The Burkholderiales bacterium JOSHI_001 genomic sequence GCGCGCAGTGCGTCGTAGGCCAGCGCCAGGCCAGGGTAGCGCGCAAAGTCGGCCGGCTCGAAGGTCAGCGCGGCCAACTTTGTAAAGTCCAGCCGGGGCGCGCCGCATTCAATGCGCTGCGGGTAGGCCAGGCCCACGCTGATGGGCCCCTTCATGTCCGGCGTGCCCAGTTGCGCCAGCACCGACGCGTCCCGGCACACCACCATCGAATGCACGATGCTCTGCGGGTGGATGACCACGCGCACGTCCTCGGGCGGCAGGTCGAACAGCCAACGCGCTTCGATCACTTCCAGCGCCTTGTTCATCATGGTGGCCGAGTCCACCGAGATCTTGCGGCCCATCACCCAGTTCGGGTGCGCCACCGCCTGCTCGGGCGTGACGCTGTGCAGCGTGGCCGGGTCGCGGGCGCGGAAAGGCCCGCCCGACGCGGTGAGCAGGATGTGGTCGATGCGCTCGCGCCAGGTGCTGCGGTCTTCGGGCAGGCATTGGAAGATGGCCGAGTGTTCGCTGTCGATGGGCAGCAGCGTGGCCCCGCCCTGCTTCACCGCCTGCATGAACAGCGACGCGCCCACCACCAGCGCTTCCTTGTTGGCCAGCAGCAGGCGCTTGCCGGTGCGTGCCGCGGCCAGGCATGACTCCAGCCCGGCCGCCCCCACGATGGCAGCCATCACCGCGTCGGCGTCCGGGTGCGCGGCCAGTTCGCACAGCGCGCGCGGCCCCACCAGCACTTCGGTGCGCACCTGCGCCGCGGCCAACGCCTCCCGCAGGCGCGCGGCCTGGGTGTCGTTGGCCACCGCCGCGAAGCGCGGCTTCCAGCGCAGGCACTGGACGGCGAGTTCGTCCACCCGGTGCCAGCTGGTCAACGCAAAGGCCTCGAAGCGCTGTGGGTGCAGCGCCATCACGTCCAGCGTGCTGGTGCCCACCGAACCCGTGGCGCCGAGGATGCAGATTCTCTGGGGTGTCATGGGCCTGGCCCTACAAACTGATCATGGCCAGCGCCATGGGCAGCACCGGCAACAGCGCGTCCACACGGTCCAGCACGCCACCATGTCCGGGCAGCAGCCTGGAGCTGTCCTTGGCCCCGGCGGCGCGCTTGACCAGGCTCTCGAACAGGTCGCCCACCACGCTCATGCTGGTCAGCACCAGCAGGGCCACGGCCATGCCGCCCAGCCCCAAGCGCTGGCGCAGCAGCGTGAACACGCTGGGCGAATCCACCCGGGCGAAAAGGCCTTCCACCAGGCCCCACAACAGCGACAGCACGATGACCCCGAGCACGCCGGACCACACACCTTCCCAGCTCTTGCCGGGGCTGATGCTGGGCGCCAGCTTGCGCTTGCCGAAGGCGCGGCCACCGAAGTACGCCGCGATGTCGGCCGCCCACACGATGCACAGCACCGACAGCAGGAAGTTCACGCCGACGATGCGCGCATGCGCCAGGGCGTTCCAGGCCAGCCACAGCAGCAGCAGGCCCAGCGGCCAGCGCAAGGCCAGCGGCAGGCCGGGCCAGCCTGCAGGCCCGGCGCGCAGGGCCAGGCCGCCGCCAAGTACCCACAGCGCCGCGGCCAGCCACCACAGCGCGTGGGCCTCGCCCAGGCGCCAGCCGCCCAGCACCACGGCCACGCAGGCCGCGCCCAGCAGGGCGCCGCTGGCGATGGCGGGGGTCGAGGCCACGCCATTCAGGCGCGCCCATTCCCAACCGGCGGCGGCGATCAGCACCAGCGTGAGCAGGATGAAGGGCGTGGGGCTGGCGATGGCCAGCGACGGCAGCAACAGCGCCAGCAGCACCAGGGCAGTGATGACACGCTGGCGCAGCATGCGGTGCCCTCAGCCGCCCGGCGCGGCCGAAGCCTGCGCGTCCGGCAGCACACCACCAAAGCGGCGCTGGCGGCCGGCGTAGTCGCGCAGCGCGGCGTCCAGCTGGGCCTCGTCGAAATCCGGCCACAGGCAGTCGGTGAACACCAGTTCGGAATAGGCCACCTGCCAGAGCAGGAAGTTGCTGATGCGCACCTCGCCGCCGGTGCGGATGAACAGGTCGGGGTCGGGGGCATGGTCCATGGCCATCAGGCGCGACAGGCGCTGCTCGGTGATGTCCTCGGGCTTCAGCCCCTGCGCCACGGCCTGGCGGCAGGCCTGAACGATGTCCCAGCGCCCGCCGTAGTTGAAGGCCACGCTCAGGGTGATGCGGGTGTTGTGGCGCGTGGTGTTCTCGGCCTGGTCCCAGGCCGCACGCACCTTGTCGCTCACCGCCGCGCGGTCACCGACGATGACGATGCGCACGCCCTTTTCAGCCAGCTTGGTCAGGTACTTGGACACCGCCACCAGCACCAGGCCCAGCAGGCCGCTGACCTCTTCTTCCGGGCGCTTCCAGTTTTCCGATGAGAAGGCGAAAACGGTCAGGTAGTCGATGCCGCGGTCGGCACAGGCCTGCACCACCCGCACCAGCGCATCCACGCCCGACTTGTGTCCGAAAAAGCGCGGCAGGTAGCGCTTCTTGGCCCAACGGCCGTTGCCATCCATGACGATGGCAACGTGGCGCGGGATGTTGGACGCGTCGGTCACAGGGCTTTCGGTCGGACCTCGGGGCGGACGGCGACCGTCACACCGCCATGATGTCGGCTTCTTTGGCGTGCACCAGCTTGTCGATCTCGGTGACGGTGCGGTCGGTGAGCTTCTGCACATCGTCCTGCGCGCGCCGCTCGTCGTCCTCGGTCACGGCCTTGTCCTTGAGCAGCTTCTTCAGGTGTTCATTGGCGTCGCGGCGCAGGTTGCGCACCGCGATCTTGGCGTCCTCACCGGCGTGGCGCACCACCTTGGTCAGTTCCTTGCGGCGTTCTTCGGTCAGCGCCGGCATGGGCACGCGCAGCAGGTCGCCCTGCGAAGCCGGGTTCAGGCCCAGGTCGCTCTCGCGGATGGCCTTCTCGATCTTCGGGCCCATGCCCTTTTCCCAGGGCTGGACGCCGATGGTGCGCGCATCCAGCAGCGACACGTTGGCCACCTGGCTGATGGGCACCATGGAGCCGTAGTAGTCCACATGCACCTGGTCCAGGATGCCGGGGTGGGGGCGGCCGGTGCGGATCTTCTGCAGTTCGCCCTTGAGGGCCTCGATGGACTTGGCCATCTTGCCTTCGGCGGTTGACTTGATGTCGGCAATGGTCATGGCGGATGCTCCTTAGACGTGCACCAGGGTGCCTTCGTCCTCGCCCTGCACCACGCGCTTCAAGGCGCCGGGCTTGAAGATGGAGAACACCTTGATGGGCAGCTTCTGGTCGCGGCACAGCGCAAACGCGGTGGCGTCCAGCACCTGCAGGTTCTTGGCAATGGCTTCGTCGAAGCTGATGGTGGCGTAGCGCGTGGCCGTCGGGTCTTTCTTGGGGTCGGCGGTATAGACGCCGTCCACCTTGGTGGCCTTCAGCACCACCTCGGCCCCGATCTCGGCGCCGCGCAAGGCAGCGGCGGTGTCGGTGGTGAAGAAGGGGTTGCCGGTGCCGGCGGCGAAGATGACCACCTTGCCCTCTTCCAGGTACTGCAGCGCCTTGGGCCGCACGTAGGGCTCGACCACCTGCTCGATGTTGATGGCCGACATGACGCGCGCGGTCATGCCTTCCTGGCGCATGGTGTCGGCCAGCGCCAGCGAGTTCATCACGGTGGCCAGCATGCCCATGTAGTCGGCAGTGGCGCGGTCCATGCCCACCGAACCGCCAGCCACGCCGCGGAAGATGTTGCCCCCGCCGATGACCACCGCCACCTCGCAGCCCAGCCGCGTCACTTCCTGCACTTCCTGCACCATGCGAACGATGGTGGCGCGGTTGATGCCATAGGCGTCGTCGCCCATCAGGGCTTCGCCGGACAGCTTGAGCAGGATGCGCTTGTAGGCGGGCATGCGGGGCGGCCTTTCTCGGGTGACAGACGGGTTGAGCAGTTTACGCGGCGGGACTTTGCTGGCTTGTTGCCCTGGGCGCCCCTCTCGGGCACCCGGGCCGGGGGGCCGTCAGCCGCCCTTGGCAGCGGCCACCTGGGCAGCCACTTCGGCGGCGAAGTCGTCCACCTTTTTCTCGATGCCCTCGCCCACCACGTACAGGGTGAAGCCCAACACCCGCGTGTTGGTGGCCTTGAGCATCTGCTCCACGGTCTGCTTGCCGTCGCTGGCCTTGACGAACACCTGGTTCAGCAGGCTCACCTCCTTCAGGAACTTCTGCACCGAGCCTTCCACCATCTTGGCCACGATGTCGGCGGGCTTGCCGCTCTCAGCCGCCTTCTCGGTGGCGATCTTGCGTTCCTTGTCCACCAGTTCGCTGGGCACGTCGGCCGACGACAGCGCGGCCGGCTTCATCGCGGCCACATGCATGGCCACGTCCTTGGCGGCCACGGCGTCGCCGGTGAATTCCACCACCACGCCGATGCGGGTGCCGTGCAGGTAGTGGGTCAGGCTGCCGCCGCCGGCATAGCGCTTGAAGCGGCGAAAGCTCATGTTTTCACCGATCTTGCCCACCAGGCCCTTGCGCACGTCTTCCAGCGTGGGGCCGAAGCCGTCCTGGGCGTAGGCCAGGGCGCCCAGCGCCGCCACATCGGCCGGGTTGTGCTGGGCCACCAGTTCGGCCGCCGCCTTGGCCATGGCCAGGAAGGAGTCGTTCTTGGTGACGAAGTCGGTTTCGCAGTTGATTTCCAGCAGGGCGCCGGTGTTGCCGTTCACGGCCGCGCTGACCACGCCTTCGGCGGTGATGCGTGAAGCGGCCTTGCCGGCCTTGTTGCCCAGCTTCACGCGCAGGATTTCTTCGGCCCGGCTCATGTCGCCCTCGGCCTCGGTCAGCGCCTTCTTGCATTCCATCATCGGGGCGTCGGTGCGGGCGCGCAGCTCGGCCACCATGCTTGCGGTGATTGCAGCCATCAATGTTCTCCGTCAGGGTCTTCGCGGGGCCGCCTGGGGGCTGGCCGCCGCGCAAAAAAGTCGCTGTGAAAAAGGGGCCACAGCAGCCCCTTTGTCGAAAGATGCGGGCCGGGACAGGCCCGCCTGCGGGGCGTCAGGCGTCTTCGCTGACTTCCACGAACTCGTCGTTGCCGGCCACGGCCTGCACGATCTCGTTCACCGAATTGGCCTTGCCTTCCAGCACGGCCTCGGCCACCGCCTTGGCGTACAGTGCCACGGCCTTGGCCGAGTCGTCGTTGCCGGGGATGACGTAGTCGATGCCTTCGGGCGAGTGGTTGGTGTCCACCACGCCAATGACCGGGATGCCCAGCTTCTTGGCTTCGGCCACCGCAATCTTGTGGTAACCCACGTCGATGACGAACATGGCGTCGGGCAGCGCATTCATGTCCTGAATGCCGCCGATGTCCTTTTCCAGCTTGGCCAGTTCACGCTCGAACATCAGGCCTTCCTTCTTGGTCAGCTGGTCGAGGCCAGCTTCCTTGGTGACCTGCATGTCCTTCAGCTTCTTCAGCGAGCCCTTCACCGTCTTGAAGTTGGTGAGCATGCCGCCCAGCCAGCGCTGGTCCACATAAGGCATGCCGGAGCGCAGGGCTTCCATGGCGATGACTTCGCGCGCTTGGCGCTTGGTGCCCACCATCAGGATGCTGCCGCGCTTGCTGGCGAGCTGGCGGACGAACTTCATCGCGTCCTCGAACGCCGGCAGCGTCTTCTCGAGGTTGATGATGTGGATCTTGTTGCGATGGCCGTAGATGTACGGGGCCATCTTGGGGTTCCAGAAGCGGGTCTGGTGTCCGAAATGGACACCGGCTTCCAGCATTTCGCGCATAGAGACGGGCATGTGTGCTCCAAAGGTTGAGTCTAGAATCCGGCGCGAATCGCTTGGGCAGTTTTCCCTGCCGCAGCGACACCTGGAATGGCCGGTTCGCGAGTGGTGTTCCGCCTCAGGCCGACAAACCAAGAACAAGGCCGCTGATTCACATCAGACCGCCCGCTCGGCATGAGCCAAAAGCAAAACCCAAAGATTATAGCAGGCGCGGGTGCGCGGCCTTCCCACCTGGCGGCCTGGCAGGCCGCACGCGGCCTGGCCGATGCGCCCGCCTGCGGCCAGGCCTTCCTGCGCTTCTTCGGCGCCCCCGCCGAAGCCGCCGCCGGCGCGCTGGACGCGGCCCAGGCAGCCGGCCTGGCCGGCGGGCCGCTGGCGGGCTGGCTGCTGTCGGTCAAGGACCTGTTCGATGTGGCCGGCCAGCCCAGCACGGCGGCGTCTGCTGCGCTGGCCGACGCCGCCCCGGCCAGCGCCGACTGCCCTGCCGTGGCCCGCCTGCGCGCCGCGGGCGCGCTGCTGCTGGGCCACACCAACCTGAGCGAATTCGCCTTCTCGGGCGTGGGCATCAACCCCCACCACGGCACGCCGGTGAACGCCGGCACGATGCAGCTGGACCCCACGCCACGCGCCCCCGGCGGCAGCACCAGCGGCGGTGCCACCTCGGTCGCCGCGGGCGTGGCGCGCGCTGCGCTGGGTTCGGACACCGGTGGCTCCATCCGCATCCCGGCCGCGCTGCAAGGCCTGGTGGGCTTCAAGAACACCCAGCGCCTCACGCCGCTGGCCGGCTGCATCCCGCTGTCGCCCACGCTGGATACCGCCTGCGCCATCACCCGCAATGTGGCCGACGCCGTGGCCGTGCATGCCGTGCTGGCCGCCCGCAGGCCGCGCCTGGCCGGCCGGCCGCTGTACGCCAGCCACTTCGCGGTGCCCCAGGCGGTGGTGCTGGAAGGGCTGGACAGCACCGTGGCCCAGGCCTTCGAGCGCACGCTGCATCGCCTGCGCGCCGCGGGCGCGCGGGTGCAGGAGGTTGCCCTGCCCGAACTGGCCGAGCCGGCCGGCTGGCTGCCCCTGGGCAGCTTCGCGGCCGCCGAAAGCTGGCACTGGCACCGCGAGCGCCTGGCACAGCGCGAAAAAAGCTACGACCCGCGCGTGGCGCTGCGCATCCGCCGCGGCCAGGCCATGAGCGCGGCCGACTACCTGGAACTGCAGCGCCTGCGCGCCGACTGGATTCTTCGCATGCAAGCCGCCCTGGCGCCCTTCGACGCCCTGCTCTGCCCCACCGTGCCCCTCGTCGCCCCGCCCCTGGCGCCGCTGCTGCACCAAGGCCCGGCCAGCGACGACGCCTTCTTCGCCGTCAACGCCGCGCTGCTGCGCAACCCCACGCTGGTGAACCTGCTGGACGGCTGCGCCCTGAGCCTGCCCTGCCAGGCACCGGATGAACTGCCGGTGGGCCTGATGGTCTGGGGCCCGGCGCTCACCGACGACCGCGTGCTGGACGCAGCCTTGGCCATCGAGGCCGCGCTGGCCGAGGGCGCCTGAACATGCGCGTGGCTGTCATTGGCGCCGGCATCGTCGGCGTGACCACCGCGTTCGAACTGGCGGCCGACGGCCACCAGGTGCAGGTGTTTGAACGCCACGCCGGCGTGGCCGCCGAGACCAGCTTCGCCAACGCCGGCGTGGTGGCGCCGGGCTATGTCACACCCTGGGCGTCGCCGGGCATGCCGCGCAAGGTGTTCCAGCACCTGATGGAAGCCCACGCCCCGGTGCGCCTGGGCTGGCCACTGGGGCCGGGCATGGCAGGCTGGCTGTGGCGCTGGTGGCGCGCCTGCTCGGGCACCAGTTTCATGGCCAACCGCGAGCGCCTGCACCGGCTGGCGGTGTACAGCCAGGAGCGCATGCGCGGCCTCAGCCAGCGCCTGAACCTGCAGCACGAGCGCTCACAAGGCTACCTGGTGCTGCTGCGCACGCCGGCCGACGTGGCCCTGGCGCGCCCCAGCCTGAAGGCCCTGGCCGAACTGGGCGTGAGCTTCAAGCTGGTGGACGCCGAAAGGGCCCGGGCCATCGAGCCCGAACTGAACCCCGACATGGCGCTGAAGGCCGCCGTGCACCTGCCGGGCGACGAGGTGGGCAACTGCCGCCAGTTCGCGCAGTTGCTGCGCCATGAAGCCGAGAAGCGCGGCGTGCACTTTCATTTCCGGCGCCAAGTGGATGCCATCGTGCCGGGCACCCGACCGCAGTTGACCCACCACGGCCTGGCGGCCCAGGCCGGCCCGGCAGCCGACGACGACGAACCTGCCAACCCCGCCCAGCAGGACCTGGCCCCGCGCACCGAGGACTTCGACGCGGTGGTGGTGTGTGCCGCGATGGGCGCCAACGCCCTGCTGCGCCCGCTGGGTCGCGCGCTGCCGCTGGCCCCGGTGCACGGCTACTCCGTCACCATGCCGGTGCGGCTGCGCGAGGGCTATGCCCACACCGGGCCGCTGTCAGCGCTGATGGACGAACGCTACAAGGTGGCCATCAGCCGCCTGGGCCAGCGCGTGCGCGTGGCCGGCAGCGCCGAGATCGGCGGCCCGCCCGACCGCATGAACCAGGCCGCACTGGCCACGCTGTACAAGGTGCTGGACGACTGGTTCCCGGGCTGCGCCCAGGTGGCCAAGGCACAGGCCTGGAAGGGCGCGCGCCCCATGCTGCCGGACGGCCCGCCCGTGCTGGGCGCCAGCGGCGCGGCCGGCGTGTGGCTGAACCTGGGCCATGGCAGCAGCGGCTGGGCCCTGGCCTGCGGCAGCGCGCGGGTGCTGGCCGACCGCATCGCCGGCCGCGACGCCGGCATCAGCCTGGACGGGCTGGGCACCGAACGCCTGCTGGGCTGAGGCCCCAGGCGCGGGCAGGGTGGGCTACTTCAGCAGCCCGGCCTCGCGGTAGAACTTCTGCGCACCCGGGTGGAAGGCCACGGTGGCGCCCGTCACCGCGTTCTTGCCGCTGATGGGGCCACCGCCGGCCGAGGCCGCCACCGCCTTCAGGCCCGCGGGACTGAAAACGGCCCGCGTGGCCTCGTAGGCGGTGTTGGCGTCCAGCGTCTCCAGCGCCACCCATTGCATGTTCACGGCCAGGGTCTTGGCGCTGCCCACACCCTTGAAGGTCCCGGCGGCCACCGTGTTGGGCACGAAATACGGATGGGTCTTGCGCAGCGCATCGGCTTTGGCGCCGGCAATGGGCACCAGTTCCAGCGCCACCCCCTTGAGCACCAGGCTGGAGATGTCGGCCGCCGGCAGGTCGCCGACCACGAACAACGCGTCCAGGCTGCCATCCCCAAGCTTGTCGATGGTCTTGCTGGCCGGTGCCAATTCGGCCTGCAGGTCCGACTCCTTCAGGCCATAGGCACCCAGGATCAGGCGCGCGTCGGTCAGCGTGGCACTGCCGGGTCCGCCCAGGCCCACACGCTTGCCCTTCAGGTCGGCCGGCGTGCGCAGCCCCAGGCCCTTGCGCGCCACCAGGGTCACGTTCACCGGGTACAAATTGGCCACCAGGCGCAGGCCCGGAACGGCCTTGCCTTCGAACAGCTGCGTGCCCTGCTGGGCCCAGGTCGCCACGTCGGCGTGCACCAGGGCGCTGTCGAGGTGGTTGTTCACCAGGCCCTTCACATTGGTCACCGAACCCAGGCTGGCCAGCGCCTTGGCGGTC encodes the following:
- a CDS encoding 1-deoxy-D-xylulose 5-phosphate reductoisomerase (PFAM: 1-deoxy-D-xylulose 5-phosphate reductoisomerase; 1-deoxy-D-xylulose 5-phosphate reductoisomerase C-terminal~TIGRFAM: 1-deoxy-D-xylulose 5-phosphate reductoisomerase) codes for the protein MTPQRICILGATGSVGTSTLDVMALHPQRFEAFALTSWHRVDELAVQCLRWKPRFAAVANDTQAARLREALAAAQVRTEVLVGPRALCELAAHPDADAVMAAIVGAAGLESCLAAARTGKRLLLANKEALVVGASLFMQAVKQGGATLLPIDSEHSAIFQCLPEDRSTWRERIDHILLTASGGPFRARDPATLHSVTPEQAVAHPNWVMGRKISVDSATMMNKALEVIEARWLFDLPPEDVRVVIHPQSIVHSMVVCRDASVLAQLGTPDMKGPISVGLAYPQRIECGAPRLDFTKLAALTFEPADFARYPGLALAYDALRAPLGSTAVLNAANEEAVSAFLAGTIAFTAIHSVNAATVEGVAPQLGPSFALADLLELDARARRHAQQLIKERAL
- a CDS encoding CDP-diglyceride synthetase (PFAM: Cytidylyltransferase family): MLRQRVITALVLLALLLPSLAIASPTPFILLTLVLIAAAGWEWARLNGVASTPAIASGALLGAACVAVVLGGWRLGEAHALWWLAAALWVLGGGLALRAGPAGWPGLPLALRWPLGLLLLWLAWNALAHARIVGVNFLLSVLCIVWAADIAAYFGGRAFGKRKLAPSISPGKSWEGVWSGVLGVIVLSLLWGLVEGLFARVDSPSVFTLLRQRLGLGGMAVALLVLTSMSVVGDLFESLVKRAAGAKDSSRLLPGHGGVLDRVDALLPVLPMALAMISL
- a CDS encoding undecaprenyl diphosphate synthase (PFAM: Putative undecaprenyl diphosphate synthase~TIGRFAM: undecaprenyl diphosphate synthase), with translation MTDASNIPRHVAIVMDGNGRWAKKRYLPRFFGHKSGVDALVRVVQACADRGIDYLTVFAFSSENWKRPEEEVSGLLGLVLVAVSKYLTKLAEKGVRIVIVGDRAAVSDKVRAAWDQAENTTRHNTRITLSVAFNYGGRWDIVQACRQAVAQGLKPEDITEQRLSRLMAMDHAPDPDLFIRTGGEVRISNFLLWQVAYSELVFTDCLWPDFDEAQLDAALRDYAGRQRRFGGVLPDAQASAAPGG
- a CDS encoding ribosome recycling factor (PFAM: Ribosome recycling factor~TIGRFAM: ribosome recycling factor) — its product is MTIADIKSTAEGKMAKSIEALKGELQKIRTGRPHPGILDQVHVDYYGSMVPISQVANVSLLDARTIGVQPWEKGMGPKIEKAIRESDLGLNPASQGDLLRVPMPALTEERRKELTKVVRHAGEDAKIAVRNLRRDANEHLKKLLKDKAVTEDDERRAQDDVQKLTDRTVTEIDKLVHAKEADIMAV
- a CDS encoding uridylate kinase (PFAM: Amino acid kinase family~TIGRFAM: uridylate kinase), yielding MPAYKRILLKLSGEALMGDDAYGINRATIVRMVQEVQEVTRLGCEVAVVIGGGNIFRGVAGGSVGMDRATADYMGMLATVMNSLALADTMRQEGMTARVMSAINIEQVVEPYVRPKALQYLEEGKVVIFAAGTGNPFFTTDTAAALRGAEIGAEVVLKATKVDGVYTADPKKDPTATRYATISFDEAIAKNLQVLDATAFALCRDQKLPIKVFSIFKPGALKRVVQGEDEGTLVHV
- a CDS encoding translation elongation factor Ts (PFAM: Elongation factor TS; UBA/TS-N domain~TIGRFAM: translation elongation factor Ts), which gives rise to MAAITASMVAELRARTDAPMMECKKALTEAEGDMSRAEEILRVKLGNKAGKAASRITAEGVVSAAVNGNTGALLEINCETDFVTKNDSFLAMAKAAAELVAQHNPADVAALGALAYAQDGFGPTLEDVRKGLVGKIGENMSFRRFKRYAGGGSLTHYLHGTRIGVVVEFTGDAVAAKDVAMHVAAMKPAALSSADVPSELVDKERKIATEKAAESGKPADIVAKMVEGSVQKFLKEVSLLNQVFVKASDGKQTVEQMLKATNTRVLGFTLYVVGEGIEKKVDDFAAEVAAQVAAAKGG
- a CDS encoding ribosomal protein S2 (PFAM: Ribosomal protein S2~TIGRFAM: ribosomal protein S2, bacterial type) codes for the protein MPVSMREMLEAGVHFGHQTRFWNPKMAPYIYGHRNKIHIINLEKTLPAFEDAMKFVRQLASKRGSILMVGTKRQAREVIAMEALRSGMPYVDQRWLGGMLTNFKTVKGSLKKLKDMQVTKEAGLDQLTKKEGLMFERELAKLEKDIGGIQDMNALPDAMFVIDVGYHKIAVAEAKKLGIPVIGVVDTNHSPEGIDYVIPGNDDSAKAVALYAKAVAEAVLEGKANSVNEIVQAVAGNDEFVEVSEDA
- a CDS encoding amidase, Asp-tRNAAsn/Glu-tRNAGln amidotransferase A subunit (PFAM: Amidase), with the translated sequence MSQKQNPKIIAGAGARPSHLAAWQAARGLADAPACGQAFLRFFGAPAEAAAGALDAAQAAGLAGGPLAGWLLSVKDLFDVAGQPSTAASAALADAAPASADCPAVARLRAAGALLLGHTNLSEFAFSGVGINPHHGTPVNAGTMQLDPTPRAPGGSTSGGATSVAAGVARAALGSDTGGSIRIPAALQGLVGFKNTQRLTPLAGCIPLSPTLDTACAITRNVADAVAVHAVLAARRPRLAGRPLYASHFAVPQAVVLEGLDSTVAQAFERTLHRLRAAGARVQEVALPELAEPAGWLPLGSFAAAESWHWHRERLAQREKSYDPRVALRIRRGQAMSAADYLELQRLRADWILRMQAALAPFDALLCPTVPLVAPPLAPLLHQGPASDDAFFAVNAALLRNPTLVNLLDGCALSLPCQAPDELPVGLMVWGPALTDDRVLDAALAIEAALAEGA
- a CDS encoding glycine/D-amino acid oxidase, deaminating (PFAM: FAD dependent oxidoreductase) encodes the protein MRVAVIGAGIVGVTTAFELAADGHQVQVFERHAGVAAETSFANAGVVAPGYVTPWASPGMPRKVFQHLMEAHAPVRLGWPLGPGMAGWLWRWWRACSGTSFMANRERLHRLAVYSQERMRGLSQRLNLQHERSQGYLVLLRTPADVALARPSLKALAELGVSFKLVDAERARAIEPELNPDMALKAAVHLPGDEVGNCRQFAQLLRHEAEKRGVHFHFRRQVDAIVPGTRPQLTHHGLAAQAGPAADDDEPANPAQQDLAPRTEDFDAVVVCAAMGANALLRPLGRALPLAPVHGYSVTMPVRLREGYAHTGPLSALMDERYKVAISRLGQRVRVAGSAEIGGPPDRMNQAALATLYKVLDDWFPGCAQVAKAQAWKGARPMLPDGPPVLGASGAAGVWLNLGHGSSGWALACGSARVLADRIAGRDAGISLDGLGTERLLG
- a CDS encoding TRAP transporter solute receptor, TAXI family (PFAM: NMT1/THI5 like~TIGRFAM: TRAP transporter solute receptor, TAXI family) is translated as MNKRVWIGALACLAWVGAVRAEQALRIGTGMPGAADHPVGGAMAEVISKSGKLTAKALASLGSVTNVKGLVNNHLDSALVHADVATWAQQGTQLFEGKAVPGLRLVANLYPVNVTLVARKGLGLRTPADLKGKRVGLGGPGSATLTDARLILGAYGLKESDLQAELAPASKTIDKLGDGSLDALFVVGDLPAADISSLVLKGVALELVPIAGAKADALRKTHPYFVPNTVAAGTFKGVGSAKTLAVNMQWVALETLDANTAYEATRAVFSPAGLKAVAASAGGGPISGKNAVTGATVAFHPGAQKFYREAGLLK